The following are encoded in a window of Camelus ferus isolate YT-003-E chromosome 20, BCGSAC_Cfer_1.0, whole genome shotgun sequence genomic DNA:
- the VWA7 gene encoding von Willebrand factor A domain-containing protein 7 isoform X2, producing the protein MLPADVPLSHLGPSVLLLLQLLLPPASAFFPNVWSLLAAPGSITHQDLTEEAALNVTLQLFLEQPPPGRPPLLLEDFLGRTLLADDLFAAYFGPGSPSRRFRAALGEVSRANAAQDFLPTSRNDPDLHFDAERLGQGRTRLVGALQETLVAARALDHSLARQRLGAALHALQDFYSHSNWVEMGRQQPHPQLLWPRQELQSLAQVDDPTCSDCEELSCPGNLLGFTLLTSGYFGTHPSKPPGKCSHGGHFDQSSSQPPRGGINKDSTSPGFSPHHMLHLQAAKLALLASIQAFSLLRSRLGDRGFSRLLDITPASSLSFVLDTTGSMGEEINAAKIQARRIVEQRLGSPMEPSHYVLVPFHDPGFGPVFTTSDPDSFWKQLNELHALGGGDEPEMCLSALELALLHTPPLSDIFVFTDASPKDAFLTNRVEALTQERRCRVTFLVTEDPSRFHGRARREVLSPLRFEPYEAVALASGGEVIFTKDQYIRDVAAIVGDSIADLVTLPLEPSVVVPERPLVFSVDGRLQRVTVRIHGEVSSFWIRNPAGVSQGQEEGDGPLGHTRRFGQFWMVTMNDPLQTGTWEIQVTAKGIPRVRVQAQTSLDFLFHFGIPKEDGPHPGLYPLTQPVAGVPQGAELGQVPLEPVGPQERGLFAASLPPTLLSTAGPFSLEIIGQDGAGQGLHRAAPQPCAVVPVLLELSGPPSLLAPGTKAPLSLHIASFSGPRDLDLRTSVNPSFTLTSNLSRVSLEQNESAWGRLWLEVPDSAAPDSVVMVTVTATDREASTVPPTHAFLRLLVLPPAPQNQLPAPVYSTDPVLTTTSPTLHPSTSVTRGGAGGGLVGNPWWGTVGGALILLGLASC; encoded by the exons ATGCTCCCTGCGGACGTGCCCCTATCCCACCTGGGCCCctcagtgctgctgctgctgcagctacTGCTGCCCCCGGCATCTGCCTTCTTCCCCAATGTTTGGAGTCTCCTGGCTGCCCCCGGCTCCATCACCCACCAGGACCTGACTGAGGAGGCGGCTCTCAACGTCACCCTGCAGCTCTTCCTGGAGCAGCCGCCACCAGGTCGGCCCCCTCTTCTTCTTGAGGACTTCCTG GGCCGCACCCTCCTGGCTGATGACCTCTTTGCTGCCTACTTTGGACCTGGGTCTCCCTCTCGGCGGTTCCGAGCAGCCTTAGGTGAGGTGTCTCGAGCCAATGCCGCCCAGGACTTCCTGCCAACTTCCAGGAATGACCCTGACCTGCACTTTGATGCCGAGCGGCTAGGCCAGGGACGCACACGCCTGGTGGGGGCTCTACAGGAGACGCTGGTGGCAGCCAGGGCCCTTGACCACAGCCTGGCCCGTCAGCGCCTTGGGGCTGCACTTCATGCCTTGCAG GATTTCTACAGTCACAGCAACTGGGTGGAAATGGGAAGGCAGCAGCCACATCCTCAACTCCTCTGGCCAAGGCAGGAgctccagagcctggcacaaG TGGACGATCCTACCTGCTCCGACTGTGAGGAGTTGAGCTGCCCTGGGAATTTGCTGGGCTTCACACTCCTCACCTCTGGCTACTTTGGAACTCATCCTTCCAAACCTCCAG GGAAATGTAGCCACGGGGGCCATTTTGACCAGAGCAGCTCCCAGCCACCACGAGGAGGCATCAACAAGGATAGCACATCCCCAGGCTTCTCCCCCCACCACATGCTGCACCTCCAGGCTGCAAAACTGGCCCTCCTGGCCTCCATCCAGGCCTTCAGCCTCCTGCGAAGCCGCCTGGGAGACAGGGGTTTCTCCAG GCTGCTGGACATCACCCCAGCCTCTAGCCTGAGCTTTGTCCTGGATACCACGGGCAGCATGGGTGAGGAGATCAACGCTGCCAAAATCCAGGCTCGCCGCATTGTGGAGCAGCGGCTGGGAAGCCCCATGGAGCCCAGCCACTACGTCCTGGTGCCTTTCCATGACCCAG ggtTTGGTCCTGTCTTTACAACCAGTGACCCTGACAGTTTCTGGAAACAACTCAATGAGTTACATGCCTTGGGAGGTGGAGACGAGCCCGAGATGTGCCTGTCAGCTCTGGAG CTGGCCTTGCTACATACACCTCCACTCTCAGACATCTTTGTCTTCACTGATGCCTCCCCCAAGGATGCCTTTCTCACCAACCGGGTGGAAGCCCTGACTCAGGAGCGGCGTTGCAGA GTCACATTCCTGGTGACTGAAGACCCATCTAGGTTTCATGGCCGAGCTCGACGTGAGGTCTTGTCCCCTCTGCGTTTTGAGCCATATGAAGCAGTGGCCCTGGCCTCAGGAGGAGAAGTGATCTTCACCAAAGACCAGTATATTCGGGATGTGGCAGCCATTGTTGGGGACAGCATAGCTGACCTG GTGACCCTGCCCCTGGAGCCTTCTGTTGTTGTGCCTGAGAGGCCACTTGTGTTCAGTGTGGATGGGCGGCTCCAGAGGGTCACAGTCCGGATCCACGGGGAAGTCAGCAGTTTCTGGATCAGGAATCCTGCAG GAGTCTCCCAGGGCCAGGAGGAAGGTGACGGGCCTCTAGGTCACACTCGCCGCTTCGGGCAGTTCTGGATGGTGACCATGAATGACCCCTTGCAGACAGGAACCTGGGAGATCCAGGTCACAGCCAAGGGCATCCCCCGGGTAAGAGTGCAAG CCCAGACCTCCCTGGACTTCCTCTTCCACTTTGGGATCCCCAAGGAGGATGGACCCCACCCTGGCCTCTACCCCCTGACTCAACCAGTTGCAG GAGTCCCGCAGGGTGCTGAGCTGGGCCAGGTGCCTTTGGAGCCCGTGGGACCCCAGGAGCGAGGTCTCTTTGCTGCCTCTCTACCGCCCACACTTCTGTCCACTGCGGGACCCTTTTCTCTGGAGATTATTGGCCAGGATGGAGCGGGGCAGGGCCTACACCGGGCAGCCCCCCAGCCCTGTGCTGTAGTTCCTGTCCTTCTGGAG CTCAGCGGTCCCCCAAGTCTCCTGGCGCCGGGAACCAAGGCCCCGCTCAGCCTCCACATTGCCAGTTTCTCAGGCCCTCGGGATCTTGATCTTAGGACATCTGTCAACCCCAGCTTCACTCTCACCTCCAACCTCTCCAG GGTTAGCCTAGAACAGAATGAGTCTGCCTGGGGGCGCCTGTGGCTGGAGGTCCCAGACTCAGCTGCCCCGGACTCTGTGGTGATGGTGACTGTGACTGCGACAGATCGAGAAGCCAGCACAGTGCCCCCAACCCATGCCTTCCTCCGGCTCCTGGTGCTGCCCCCGGCCCCACAG AACCAGCTCCCTGCTCCTGTCTACTCCACTGACCCTGTCCTCACCACAACCAGCCCTACCCTTCATCCT
- the VWA7 gene encoding von Willebrand factor A domain-containing protein 7 isoform X1, whose amino-acid sequence MLPADVPLSHLGPSVLLLLQLLLPPASAFFPNVWSLLAAPGSITHQDLTEEAALNVTLQLFLEQPPPGRPPLLLEDFLGRTLLADDLFAAYFGPGSPSRRFRAALGEVSRANAAQDFLPTSRNDPDLHFDAERLGQGRTRLVGALQETLVAARALDHSLARQRLGAALHALQDFYSHSNWVEMGRQQPHPQLLWPRQELQSLAQVDDPTCSDCEELSCPGNLLGFTLLTSGYFGTHPSKPPGKCSHGGHFDQSSSQPPRGGINKDSTSPGFSPHHMLHLQAAKLALLASIQAFSLLRSRLGDRGFSRLLDITPASSLSFVLDTTGSMGEEINAAKIQARRIVEQRLGSPMEPSHYVLVPFHDPGFGPVFTTSDPDSFWKQLNELHALGGGDEPEMCLSALELALLHTPPLSDIFVFTDASPKDAFLTNRVEALTQERRCRVTFLVTEDPSRFHGRARREVLSPLRFEPYEAVALASGGEVIFTKDQYIRDVAAIVGDSIADLVTLPLEPSVVVPERPLVFSVDGRLQRVTVRIHGEVSSFWIRNPAGVSQGQEEGDGPLGHTRRFGQFWMVTMNDPLQTGTWEIQVTAKGIPRVRVQAQTSLDFLFHFGIPKEDGPHPGLYPLTQPVAGLQTQLLVEVTGLGSRGHPGDPLPHFSHVVLRGVPQGAELGQVPLEPVGPQERGLFAASLPPTLLSTAGPFSLEIIGQDGAGQGLHRAAPQPCAVVPVLLELSGPPSLLAPGTKAPLSLHIASFSGPRDLDLRTSVNPSFTLTSNLSRVSLEQNESAWGRLWLEVPDSAAPDSVVMVTVTATDREASTVPPTHAFLRLLVLPPAPQNQLPAPVYSTDPVLTTTSPTLHPSTSVTRGGAGGGLVGNPWWGTVGGALILLGLASC is encoded by the exons ATGCTCCCTGCGGACGTGCCCCTATCCCACCTGGGCCCctcagtgctgctgctgctgcagctacTGCTGCCCCCGGCATCTGCCTTCTTCCCCAATGTTTGGAGTCTCCTGGCTGCCCCCGGCTCCATCACCCACCAGGACCTGACTGAGGAGGCGGCTCTCAACGTCACCCTGCAGCTCTTCCTGGAGCAGCCGCCACCAGGTCGGCCCCCTCTTCTTCTTGAGGACTTCCTG GGCCGCACCCTCCTGGCTGATGACCTCTTTGCTGCCTACTTTGGACCTGGGTCTCCCTCTCGGCGGTTCCGAGCAGCCTTAGGTGAGGTGTCTCGAGCCAATGCCGCCCAGGACTTCCTGCCAACTTCCAGGAATGACCCTGACCTGCACTTTGATGCCGAGCGGCTAGGCCAGGGACGCACACGCCTGGTGGGGGCTCTACAGGAGACGCTGGTGGCAGCCAGGGCCCTTGACCACAGCCTGGCCCGTCAGCGCCTTGGGGCTGCACTTCATGCCTTGCAG GATTTCTACAGTCACAGCAACTGGGTGGAAATGGGAAGGCAGCAGCCACATCCTCAACTCCTCTGGCCAAGGCAGGAgctccagagcctggcacaaG TGGACGATCCTACCTGCTCCGACTGTGAGGAGTTGAGCTGCCCTGGGAATTTGCTGGGCTTCACACTCCTCACCTCTGGCTACTTTGGAACTCATCCTTCCAAACCTCCAG GGAAATGTAGCCACGGGGGCCATTTTGACCAGAGCAGCTCCCAGCCACCACGAGGAGGCATCAACAAGGATAGCACATCCCCAGGCTTCTCCCCCCACCACATGCTGCACCTCCAGGCTGCAAAACTGGCCCTCCTGGCCTCCATCCAGGCCTTCAGCCTCCTGCGAAGCCGCCTGGGAGACAGGGGTTTCTCCAG GCTGCTGGACATCACCCCAGCCTCTAGCCTGAGCTTTGTCCTGGATACCACGGGCAGCATGGGTGAGGAGATCAACGCTGCCAAAATCCAGGCTCGCCGCATTGTGGAGCAGCGGCTGGGAAGCCCCATGGAGCCCAGCCACTACGTCCTGGTGCCTTTCCATGACCCAG ggtTTGGTCCTGTCTTTACAACCAGTGACCCTGACAGTTTCTGGAAACAACTCAATGAGTTACATGCCTTGGGAGGTGGAGACGAGCCCGAGATGTGCCTGTCAGCTCTGGAG CTGGCCTTGCTACATACACCTCCACTCTCAGACATCTTTGTCTTCACTGATGCCTCCCCCAAGGATGCCTTTCTCACCAACCGGGTGGAAGCCCTGACTCAGGAGCGGCGTTGCAGA GTCACATTCCTGGTGACTGAAGACCCATCTAGGTTTCATGGCCGAGCTCGACGTGAGGTCTTGTCCCCTCTGCGTTTTGAGCCATATGAAGCAGTGGCCCTGGCCTCAGGAGGAGAAGTGATCTTCACCAAAGACCAGTATATTCGGGATGTGGCAGCCATTGTTGGGGACAGCATAGCTGACCTG GTGACCCTGCCCCTGGAGCCTTCTGTTGTTGTGCCTGAGAGGCCACTTGTGTTCAGTGTGGATGGGCGGCTCCAGAGGGTCACAGTCCGGATCCACGGGGAAGTCAGCAGTTTCTGGATCAGGAATCCTGCAG GAGTCTCCCAGGGCCAGGAGGAAGGTGACGGGCCTCTAGGTCACACTCGCCGCTTCGGGCAGTTCTGGATGGTGACCATGAATGACCCCTTGCAGACAGGAACCTGGGAGATCCAGGTCACAGCCAAGGGCATCCCCCGGGTAAGAGTGCAAG CCCAGACCTCCCTGGACTTCCTCTTCCACTTTGGGATCCCCAAGGAGGATGGACCCCACCCTGGCCTCTACCCCCTGACTCAACCAGTTGCAG GTCTCCAGACCCAACTGCTGGTCGAAGTGACAGGGCTGGGCTCCAGAGGACACCCTGGAGATCCTCTGCCACATTTCTCCCATGTTGTCCTTCGAGGAGTCCCGCAGGGTGCTGAGCTGGGCCAGGTGCCTTTGGAGCCCGTGGGACCCCAGGAGCGAGGTCTCTTTGCTGCCTCTCTACCGCCCACACTTCTGTCCACTGCGGGACCCTTTTCTCTGGAGATTATTGGCCAGGATGGAGCGGGGCAGGGCCTACACCGGGCAGCCCCCCAGCCCTGTGCTGTAGTTCCTGTCCTTCTGGAG CTCAGCGGTCCCCCAAGTCTCCTGGCGCCGGGAACCAAGGCCCCGCTCAGCCTCCACATTGCCAGTTTCTCAGGCCCTCGGGATCTTGATCTTAGGACATCTGTCAACCCCAGCTTCACTCTCACCTCCAACCTCTCCAG GGTTAGCCTAGAACAGAATGAGTCTGCCTGGGGGCGCCTGTGGCTGGAGGTCCCAGACTCAGCTGCCCCGGACTCTGTGGTGATGGTGACTGTGACTGCGACAGATCGAGAAGCCAGCACAGTGCCCCCAACCCATGCCTTCCTCCGGCTCCTGGTGCTGCCCCCGGCCCCACAG AACCAGCTCCCTGCTCCTGTCTACTCCACTGACCCTGTCCTCACCACAACCAGCCCTACCCTTCATCCT